The Candidatus Nitrosocaldus cavascurensis genome segment TTAGCAATGTTATAAGCTTCCAGAGGGATATAGGCACGTTACTCTCAATAGAGGCAGTTAGGGTTGTAGATAGTCTAAGTAGGAGCGTAGATGTGGTTAAAGGTATAGTGGATGGTGTTAATGCAACTGATGATTCACCATCACTATACAATGGATTTGTGAGGTTCTTGGATGAGAGCATAGGTGTTGATGGTATACTTGGAAGGGTGGTAGAACTAACAGTACAGATGGTAGAGAGTACTTCGATCAACTATATACTCAGCAGTTATACAACCTACTTTGTAAGGCTAGTTGATGGTGTAGATGCTTTAATAAGCATGGTAGCAAGTACTGTTGTTGGAGGTAGTAGTAATACAGGTACAGATAATGTAAGCGGGGGTATAGGCGCTGGTGGTGCAGGTACAGTACTTGGAAGGAGTACATTCATCACTGTTGATATAAGTAGTTTAAATGATAACATACTGGTTGAAGGTTTCCTTATGGATAGAGAAGGCGTAGTAGTACCATTCAATACAACCTTGAGCATAACACTAGTAGAGGGTGCATCAGATGCTAGGTATAGGAGTGAGGCTGAGGTAGTTGATGGAAGATATAGCATATCTATACCCATAGATGAACTCTTCAATACAATAGCACCAAATAGTGCTGAGATTAGAATAAGGGCCATAGTTACATTCGATGGGGCTGAGTATGCTCTTCAAGGCATAAGGTATCTCTACCTTCCATCATCAGAAGAGAGTAGTGAAGTAAGGGTTGAGAGAGGTTTGGTATTTGAGGCACCAGCCTTCAACATTGTACCCTCATCTGTTAGATACAGTGGGGAGAGGCTTCTTATCATATACGTTGAGAATGATACTGCAGATGATATAAACTCCTTAAGGATTGCAGTAAGCGAGGGTAAGGTACTCAAGGTGAAGGTTAGCAGGAACTGGAAGGTTAGTGTAGGAGATGATATACTGCTTGAAGGTGTAGATGGTCATGTTCTAAAGCAGGGTAAGAGGTTGATGATATTTATGCTTAAGCAAGGACATCTCAACTATACTGTAACTGCACCTTAACACACCCACAGTAGTTAGAAGTAGTATAATAGCAATAATAATAACAATAACAATAACAGTAAAGCAACAACAGTAATTAGCATCATACATAATAATCAGCACCAGCAGTAACAGCAATAGTAGTGCATCAGCAGTAGTAATAATAACAACAGTAACAATAACAACCAATACTATATCTTAAGGCATCTTAAGCCTTCTTAAGAGTTCATCCTTAAGATCATCTATCCTTACCCTAACCTGCTGCATTGTATCCCTATCCCTTATCGTTACTGTACCATCATCTAGCGTCTGTCTATCTATTGTTATTGCATATGGCGTACCTATCTCATCCAACCTTCTATACCTTCTCCCTATAGAGCCAGAGTCATCATAGAATGCATCAATATCCTTCCTCAGCATCTTGAATACCTCCTTGGCCTTTGCTTCTACCTCATCCTTCTTAACTATAGGCAATACCCCAACCTGTATAGGGGCTAGATAGGGTTTGAGTCTTAACACAAGCCTATCATTCTCCATATCCTCATACAATGAATGCTCTAGTATACAGTAGAGGCTCCTCTCTACCCCCATGGATAGTTCGAATACATGGGGGAGCACTTTACTGTTACCACTACCATCATCAGCATCCATAACCTCCATATTCTCCTTGCTAACCTGCATATGCCCTTTCAGATCATGATCAGATCTATAGTTGCATGCTACAAGTTCTAACCAACCAAGGCTTGTCTCAACCTCAAAGTCATAAGCAACTGTAGCATAGAATGCCTTCTCATCATCAGCAAGCCTCCTGAACCTTGTTCTACCCATATCTATACCAGTCTTGCTGTAGAACTCATTCAGTAGGGCAAGGTAATATGCTATAAGCCTATTTGGGATGATGCCTCTGCTTACTGCAGAGGATGCTGTAACCTCATGCATACCATTGCTATCTTGTATCCTAAGCATAACATCCTTCACTTCATCAAACCTATCTATCTCATCCAACCTTTTAGGGTTACAGAATACCTCTATCTCTGCCTGATAGAACTCCCTTAACCTTATGAGGCTCTGCCTAGGAGCAATCTCATTCCTAAAGCTCTTGCCTACTTGAGCAATTGCTATTGGTAACTTGCAGCGCATGACCTTGAAGAGCCTAGCAAAGTCAACGAATATGCTCTGGCATGTCTCTGGTCTAAGGTATGCTTCAGAACCATCAGCCCCTATGCTTACCTTGAACATCATGTTGAACCTACTAACCTTGCTCAACTCACCGTTGCATTTAGGGCATCTTATGTTATGCTTCTGGATTAGAGTATACAACTCCTCATCTCCAATCCTTTCGGGCACTACAGTGTTTATAACCTCGCCAACAAGCCTATCAGCCCTGTACACAGATGAGCATTTCATGCATCTAACTATGGGATCATTGAAGCTATCAAGATGACCTGAGGCTATGAAGACGCTCTTGCTCATTATCTGGCTACCATCTATCTCAAGCATACCATCCCTCCTAACCAACTCCCTCCTCCACAACTCTATGTACCTATTCTTGAGAGCAACGCCTAAAGGCCCATACTCCCAGAATCCTGCTTGCGCATCAGCGTATATCTCGCAACTAGGGAAGTAGAACCCTCTACTCAATGCTAGCTCTGTTACTGCATCGTAGTTCATGCTCTTAGCATTAATGATGAGTCATATAAGCATTGCAAGT includes the following:
- the glyS gene encoding glycine--tRNA ligase, encoding MNYDAVTELALSRGFYFPSCEIYADAQAGFWEYGPLGVALKNRYIELWRRELVRRDGMLEIDGSQIMSKSVFIASGHLDSFNDPIVRCMKCSSVYRADRLVGEVINTVVPERIGDEELYTLIQKHNIRCPKCNGELSKVSRFNMMFKVSIGADGSEAYLRPETCQSIFVDFARLFKVMRCKLPIAIAQVGKSFRNEIAPRQSLIRLREFYQAEIEVFCNPKRLDEIDRFDEVKDVMLRIQDSNGMHEVTASSAVSRGIIPNRLIAYYLALLNEFYSKTGIDMGRTRFRRLADDEKAFYATVAYDFEVETSLGWLELVACNYRSDHDLKGHMQVSKENMEVMDADDGSGNSKVLPHVFELSMGVERSLYCILEHSLYEDMENDRLVLRLKPYLAPIQVGVLPIVKKDEVEAKAKEVFKMLRKDIDAFYDDSGSIGRRYRRLDEIGTPYAITIDRQTLDDGTVTIRDRDTMQQVRVRIDDLKDELLRRLKMP